The region GTGCCGTACTGGTTCGCCCAGTTCCTCGGCGCCTTCGTCGCCGCGCTGATCGTGCGGTGGAACTACAGCGAGATCCTCGGCCACGCCGACCCCGGGCACACGATGAAGACGCAGTTCGTCTTCTCCACGCTGCCCGGCAACGGATCGCTGACCGCCGGGGTGCACGAATGGGGCGCCTTCCGCGACCAGGTGATCGGTACCGCGATCCTGCTGATGCTGATCCTGGCGATCACCGACGTGCTCAACACCCCGCCGGGCGCCAACCTCGGCGCGTTCATCATCGGCCTGATCGTGGTCGCGATCGGCATGGCCTTCGGCGCCAACGCCGGTTACGCGATCAACCCGGCGCGTGACCTCGGTCCGCGGCTGGCCAGCTACATCACCGGCTACAGCACGGCCTGGCGGGACCAGTGGGGCAACCTCTACTTCTGGGTGCCGATCGCCGGTCCGCTGGTCGGCGGCCTGGTGGGCGGCGCGCTCTACAAGCTCCTGGTCGGGCGCTTCTTGCCGACCGCCGAGGTGGAGCCGGCCGGCCGGGTGCCCGCGTCGGACTGACGCGGCGCGGCGGAGCTCTCCCGTACCACCAGGCTGGTGGACAGCTCCACCCGCAGCACGTCCGGGGTCTGGCCCTGGACCAGTTGGAGCAGCATGTCGGCAGCCGCGGCGCCCATTTCGGCGAGCGGCTGCCGCACCGTGGTCAGCGGCGGCGGTGACCAGCGGGCCTGCGGCAGGTCGTCGAAGCCGACGACGCTCAGGTCGTCGGGCACCCGCAGGCCGTACTGCCTGGCGGCCTCGTAGACGCCCAGCGCCATCTGGTCGCTGGAGGCGAAGACCGCGGTCGGCGGGTGCGCGCCGCCGAGCAGCGCGGAGCCCAGGGCGAAGCCGGACTCGTGCGAGAAGTCGCCCACCCGCACCAGGTCGTCGTCCACCTCGACGCCGGCCGACTCCAGGGCCGCGCGGTAGCCGTCGAGCCGGGCCCGGCTGCACAGCAGCGCGGGCGGTCCTGTGATGATGCCGATCCTGCGGTGGCCGAGCCCCAGCAGGTGCAGCACCGCGCTGCGCCCGCCGGCCCAGTTGGTGGCGCCGATGGTGGGGATGTCGAAGGTGGGCACCCCCGCCGGGTCGATGACCACCAGCGGCATGCCCAGCCTGCGCAATTCCGCGTTCAGCCGGGGGGCCGGCTCCGAGGTGACCAGGATCGCGCCGTCGGAGTTGCGGGACCTGACGCCGACCAGCCACTGCTGCGCGGACGCCGCCTGGTGGTGCACCGCGGACACCACGGCGCCCACCCCCGCGGCATGGGCGACCTTCTCCACGCCGCGCAGGATCTCCACCGCCCAGGGGCTGTCGAGGTCGTTGAACACCAGGTCGATGAGGTTGGCCCGGCTCGCGGTGCCGGCCGCCCTGCGCCGGTAGCC is a window of Streptomyces sp. NBC_01477 DNA encoding:
- a CDS encoding MIP/aquaporin family protein, which produces MATRVRGSGLIGEMLAEFAGTMILILIGAGVVAQVVAGGDLTSPKGGLGGHDSIAWAWGLGVTLGVYVAARLSGAHLNPAVTLTLAVFKGFTWRKVVPYWFAQFLGAFVAALIVRWNYSEILGHADPGHTMKTQFVFSTLPGNGSLTAGVHEWGAFRDQVIGTAILLMLILAITDVLNTPPGANLGAFIIGLIVVAIGMAFGANAGYAINPARDLGPRLASYITGYSTAWRDQWGNLYFWVPIAGPLVGGLVGGALYKLLVGRFLPTAEVEPAGRVPASD
- a CDS encoding LacI family DNA-binding transcriptional regulator, translated to MAADSAGRVTIADIAREAGVSLPTVSRVLNGRSDVSAATRRRVEDLLAEHGYRRRAAGTASRANLIDLVFNDLDSPWAVEILRGVEKVAHAAGVGAVVSAVHHQAASAQQWLVGVRSRNSDGAILVTSEPAPRLNAELRRLGMPLVVIDPAGVPTFDIPTIGATNWAGGRSAVLHLLGLGHRRIGIITGPPALLCSRARLDGYRAALESAGVEVDDDLVRVGDFSHESGFALGSALLGGAHPPTAVFASSDQMALGVYEAARQYGLRVPDDLSVVGFDDLPQARWSPPPLTTVRQPLAEMGAAAADMLLQLVQGQTPDVLRVELSTSLVVRESSAAPRQSDAGTRPAGSTSAVGKKRPTRSL